In Thunnus thynnus chromosome 11, fThuThy2.1, whole genome shotgun sequence, the following proteins share a genomic window:
- the fbxl3a gene encoding F-box/LRR-repeat protein 3: MKRMKGGEEDSPGSPSKSPPEARKKVRKQTGAESESETATATAEASESPDCHWARLPQELLLQIFQYLPLLDRAYASQVCRGWNQAFHMPELWRCFEFELNQPASSYLKATHPDLIKQIIKRHSNHLQYVSFKVDSSTESAEAACDILSQLVNCSLKTLGLISTARPSFMEVPKSHFISALTVVFVNSKSLSSLKIDDTPVDDPSLKVLVANNSDTLKLLKMSSCPHVSPAGILCVADQCHGLRELALNYHLLSDELLLALSSEKHVHLEHLRIDVVSENPGQHFHTIKKSSWDAMVRHSPKFNLVMYFFLYEDEFGPFFNEEIPVTHLYFGRSVSKEVLGRVGLHCPRLVELVVCANGLRPLDEELIRIAKHCTQLSAIGLGECEVSCSAFVEFVKMCGRRLSQLSIMEEVLIPDHKYSLDEIHWEVSKHLGRVWFPDMMPTW, from the exons atgaagaggatgaaagGAGGTGAGGAGGACAGCCCTGGCTCTCCCAGTAAGAGCCCACCTGAGGCTCGCAAGAAGGTGCGGAAGCAGACGGGCGcagagtcagagtcagagaCAGCGACAGCGACAGCAGAGGCCAGTGAGTCGCCAGACTGTCACTGGGCAAGACTGCCTCAGGAGCTCCTGCTCCAAATCTTCCAGTACCTCCCGCTGCTGGACCGGGCTTACGCCTCTCAGGTGTGCCGTGGGTGGAACCAGGCTTTCCACATGCCCGAGCTGTGGAGATGCTTTGAGTTTGAGCTTAACCAGCCAGCCAGCTCCTACCTGAAAGCTACACATCCAGACCTCATTAAACAGATTATAAAGAGGCACTCCAACCACCTGCAGTACGTCAGCTTCAAG GTGGACAGCAGTACAGAGTCTGCAGAGGCAGCATGTGACATTCTTTCACAGTTGGTGAACTGCTCACTGAAGACCTTGGGGCTCATCTCTACAGCCAGGCCCAGTTTCATGGAGGTTCCAAAG TCTCATTTCATCTCAGCTCTGACTGTGGTGTTTGTCAACTCCAAATCGTTGTCCTCGCTTAAGATTGACGACACACCAGTGGATGATCCATCTCTGAAGGTGCTGGTGGCCAACAACAGTGACACCCTGAAACTGCTGAAGATGAGCAGCTGCCCTCACGTCTCCCCAGCAG GGATCCTGTGTGTGGCCGATCAGTGTCACGGGCTGAGAGAGCTGGCGTTGAACTACCACCTCCTGAGTGATGAACTCCTACTGGCCCTCTCCTCAGAGAAACATGTCCACCTGGAGCACTTGCGTATTGATGTGGTGAGTGAGAACCCGGGCCAGCACTTCCACACCATCAAGAAGAGCAGCTGGGACGCCATGGTGAGGCACTCGCCCAAATTCAACCTGGTCATGTACTTCTTCCTCTATGAGGACGAGTTCGGCCCTTTCTTTAACGAAGAGATCCCTGTCACACACCTCTACTTCGGCCGCTCAGTCAGCAAGGAGGTCTTGGGCCGAGTTGGCCTCCACTGCCCCCGTCTGGTGGAGCTGGTGGTGTGCGCTAACGGCCTGCGTCCTCTGGACGAGGAGCTGATCCGCATTGCGAAGCACTGCACCCAGCTGTCAGCCATCGGCCTGGGCGAGTGCGAGGTTTCCTGCAGCGCGTTTGTGGAATTTGTCAAGATGTGTGGCCGTAGGCTGTCTCAGCTGTCCATCATGGAGGAGGTGCTGATTCCAGATCACAAATACTCCCTGGATGAGATCCACTGGGAGGTTTCTAAGCACCTGGGCCGTGTCTGGTTTCCAGACATGATGCCAACCTGGTAA
- the kctd12.1 gene encoding BTB/POZ domain-containing protein KCTD12.1, giving the protein MALADIERAGSNCGDSGSPFSEIIELNVGGQVYVTRHKTLIAVPDSLLWTMFNKKTPKELARDSKGRFFLDRDGFLFRYILDYLRDLNLVLPDYFPEKSRLQREADFFQLRDLAKRLSPRMSKDNSISEEIGQSDTEEGAQQCGASGAMETLRTVSVSGAMRSPSLDSRKSGYITIGYRGSYTIGRDIQTDAKFRRVARITVCGKTSLAKEVFGDTLNESRDPDRPPERYTSRYYLKYNFLEQAFDKLTEAGFHMVACSSTGTCAYTSNDPNEDKIWTSYTEYVFCRDN; this is encoded by the coding sequence ATGGCACTGGCTGACATAGAGCGCGCAGGGTCCAACTGCGGTGACTCGGGCTCCCCGTTTTCAGAGATTATTGAGTTGAATGTCGGCGGGCAGGTCTATGTAACCAGACACAAAACTCTCATCGCCGTCCCAGACTCGCTACTGTGGACCATGTTCAACAAGAAGACACCCAAGGAGCTGGCGAGAGACAGCAAAGGGCGCTTCTTCCTGGACCGGGACGGCTTCTTGTTCCGCTACATCCTAGATTATCTCCGGGACCTGAACTTGGTCCTCCCGGACTACTTCCCCGAGAAAAGTCGACTGCAGAGGGAGGCTGACTTTTTCCAACTGCGGGACCTTGCGAAACGCCTCAGCCCCCGCATGAGTAAGGACAACTCAATCAGCGAGGAGATCGGCCAGAGTGACACCGAGGAAGGTGCGCAGCAGTGCGGCGCTTCTGGCGCCATGGAGACTTTACGCACCGTGTCAGTCAGCGGAGCCATGCGCTCCCCCTCTCTGGACTCTAGAAAGTCGGGCTATATCACGATTGGATACCGCGGCTCGTACACCATTGGCAGAGACATCCAAACCGACGCCAAATTCAGAAGAGTGGCGCGCATCACGGTTTGCGGGAAGACCTCCCTGGCCAAAGAAGTGTTTGGGGACACGCTAAACGAGAGCAGAGACCCGGACCGGCCCCCGGAGAGATACACATCCCGGTACTATCTGAAGTATAATTTTCTAGAGCAGGCATTTGACAAGCTGACAGAGGCGGGCTTCCACATGGTGGCCTGCAGCTCCACAGGCACCTGTGCCTACACCAGCAATGATCCAAACGAGGACAAAATTTGGACAAGCTACACCGAATATGTCTTCTGTCGGGACAACTAA
- the cln5 gene encoding bis(monoacylglycero)phosphate synthase CLN5 yields MMFHTEAFVCLNLLLFLHVGAQSSRQWPVPYRRFDSRPDVDSYCEALYPFCPTGDRDGRIPAMWGTDVISVYRMQTPVWEFKYGDLLGKYHIMHDAIGFSSSITGANYTMEWYELFQLGNCTFPHIRPEEYAPFWCNQGAACFFEGIDDIHWSQNGTLEKIGEISGSQFNEMAQWVQDDNETGIYYETWTVLSDPSPNATVWFESYDCSQFVHRTYRKLTELGAELSSRSQTNYTKIYLYSGEPTYLGNDSTIFGQPSLKNLAVDIREFYHTFRPHQSYIDFAISLLEAYKKVVLEKSFYLYYNFEYWHLPMKPPYVGITYEEVPLPSPRPKVAIN; encoded by the exons atGATGTTTCACACGGAGgcgtttgtgtgtttaaacttGCTGCTGTTTCTTCATGTCGGTGCTCAGTCCAGCCGGCAGTGGCCGGTTCCCTACAG ACGGTTTGATAGTCGCCCCGATGTGGACTCATACTGTGAAGCTCTCTACCCGTTCTGCCCCACCGGTGACCGGGACGGACGGATTCCCGCCATGTGGGGCACAGATGTCATCTCAGTTTATCGAATGCAAACTCCTGTGTGGGAATTCAAGTATGGAGATTTGCTGGGGAAATAT CATATCATGCATGATGCTATCGGGTTCAGCAGTTCTATTACGGGGGCCAACTACACTATGGAGTGGTACGAGCTGTTTCAGCTGGGTAACTGCACCTTCCCTCACATAAGACCGGAGGAGTACGCACCTTTCTGGTGCAACCAGGGAGCCGCCTGCTTCTTTGAAGGCATCGATGACATACACTGGTCACAAAATGGCACCTTAGAGAAAATAGGAGAAATCAGTG ggAGCCAGTTCAATGAGATGGCCCAGTGGGTCCAGGACGACAACGAGACTGGGATCTACTATGAGACGTGGACAGTGCTTTCCGACCCCAGTCCCAACGCCACAGTGTGGTTTGAATCTTATGACTGCTCCCAGTTTGTCCACCGCACATACAGGAAACTGACTGAGCTGGGAGCTGAACTGTCCAGCCGATCGCAAACCAACTACACCAAGATCTACCTGTACAGCGGAGAGCCCACCTACCTCGGCAATGACAGCACCATATTTGGACAGCCTTCGCTGAAGAATCTGGCAGTGGACATCCGCGAATTTTACCACACATTCAGACCGCACCAGTCGTATATAGACTTTGCCATCAGCCTGTTGGAGGCTTATAAAAAGGTTGTGTTGGAGAAGAGCTTCTACCTTTACTATAACTTTGAGTATTGGCATCTGCCAATGAAGCCTCCGTATGTGGGGATTACATATGAAGAGGTGCCTTTGCCTTCGCCCAGACCCAAGGTtgcaattaattga
- the zgc:162944 gene encoding glutamine amidotransferase-like class 1 domain-containing protein 3, mitochondrial: MLTLLHHCGRNLLTFSTIQAVNKSYYTTQMGKRVAVVLAGCGVYDGSEIHEASAVLVHLSRGGASVNMFAPNIDQMHVVNHLKGEPSEEKRNVLVESARLARGNIQDLSKLSVADHDAVIFPGGFGAAKNLCTWAVQGKDCSVNAEVKAALQAFHGAGKPIGLCCISPVLAAKVFPGCEVTVGVEKDDKYPDTTDTAAAINQLGCKHVSKSVSESLVDDKNKLVTTCAFMCNAPIHEIFDGIGTMVKDVLKLA, from the exons ATGCTCACCCTGCTGCACCACTGTGGTCGCAACTTGCTGACATTCAGCACGATTCAGGCAGTGAATAAAAGTTACTACACGACACAGATGGGTAAACGAGTGGCTGTGGTGTTGGCGGGCTGCGGAGTTTATGACGGCAGTGAGATCCACGAGGCCTCCGCTGTCCTGGTCCACCTCAGCAGAGGAGGTGCAAGT GTAAACATGTTTGCTCCCAACATTGACCAGATGCATGTGGTGAATCACCTAAAAGGCGAACCATCTGAGGAGAAGAGAAACGTGTTGGTGGAGAGCGCCAGGCTGGCCCGTGGAAACATCCAGGACCTGTCTAAACTCAGTGTCGCAGACCACGATGCTGTCATATTCCCAG GTGGTTTCGGGGCTGCGAAGAACCTGTGTACATGGGCAGTGCAGGGGAAGGACTGCTCTGTTAACGCTGAGGTCAAGGCCGCGCTGCAGGCGTTCCACGGCGCGGGCAAACCCATTGGCCTCTGCTGCATCTCACCTGTGCTGGCTGCCAAGGTGTTCCCTGGCTGTGAGGTCACTGTCGGCGTGGAGAAGGATGACAA GTACCCAGACACTACTGACACCGCGGCAGCCATCAACCAGCTGGGGTGCAAGCACGTGAGTAAAAGTGTCAGCGAGAGCCTCGTGGACGACAAGAACAAGCTGGTTACCACCTGTGCCTTCATGTGCAACGCGCCGATCCACGAGATATTTGATGGAATTGGAACGATGGTGAAGGATGTGCTGAAGCTTGCCTGA
- the acod1 gene encoding cis-aconitate decarboxylase, with product MLRKGITESFGAAIHALSTTQLTDGVINRSKRMMLDTLGVGLLGTRTAVFNKALKYSQSFQSEENSSVWGKSEISLPPNYAAFVNGIAVHSMDFDDTWHPATHPSGAVLPALLALAEALPSQRSGLELLLAFNIGIEVQGRLMRFSREAYNIPERFHPPSVVGVMGSAAASAKLLSLSPAQCIHALAIAASSAGAPLANAATQTKPLHIGNAARRGLEAAQLAQMGLEGNPAILDMDCGFGVYYKDYSPSAMTDPGAGGFKWILEDQDIAFKRIPAHLGMHWVVDAALAAREKFENTAGNFDLSQIRQVTLRVPPSKYIDCPLPATEHQARHSFQFNACSALLDDKVTVASFSEAQISRPALRELLSKVRVETPRDNQPSFDKMYCEVEIETDQGQNYAARCDTFYGHWRKPLSHEDLVEKFTVNASSVLCSEGVEGVIDVIGNIERERECSSLGSYLRMTSAQHKQLYSARIM from the exons ATGCTACGCAAG GGTATTACAGAGAGCTTTGGAGCTGCTATCCATGCCCTCAGCACCACTCAGCTGACAGATGGTGTGATTAACAGGAGCAAAAGGATGATGCTGGACACCCTGGGTGTTGGGCTTTTGGGAACCAGGACAGCTGTCTTCAACAAGGCTCTCAAGTACAGCCAG TCGTTTCAATCAGAGGAGAATAGCAGCGTCTGGGGCAAATCAGAAATATCCCTTCCTCCTAATTATGCTGCTTTCGTCAATGGCATCGCG GTTCACTCCATGGACTTTGACGACACTTGGCACCCTGCTACTCATCCCTCTGGTGCTGTGCTACCTGCACTGCTGGCTCTGGCAGAGGCACTGCCCAGCCAGCGCTCTGGTCTAGAACTGCTGCTGGCCTTCAACATTGGCATCGAGGTGCAGGGCAGACTCATGAGGTTCTCCAGGGAGGCCTACAACATCCCTGAAAG ATTCCACCCTCCCAGTGTTGTTGGTGTGATGGGCAGTGCTGCGGCCTCGGCTAAGCTCCTCAGTCTATCCCCTGCACAGTGCATTCATGCTTTGGCAATCGCAGCCTCCTCTGCTGGGGCTCCCTTGGCCAACGCGGCCACACAAACCAAACCTCTCCACATAGGAAATGCTGCTCGGAGAGGCCTGGAGGCCGCTCAGCTGGCCCAGATGGGACTGGAGGGGAATCCAGCCATCCTGGATATGGACTGTGGGTTTGGGGTTTACTACAAAGACTACAGTCCTTCAGCAATGACAGATCCTGGTGCCGGCGGCTTTAAATGGATTCTTGAAGATCAGGACATTGCCTTCAAGCGTATTCCTGCTCATTTGGGGATGCACTGGGTTGTGGATGCGGCTCTGGCAGCCCGCGAAAAGTTTGAAAACACAGCTGGTAACTTTGATCTCAGCCAGATCAGACAGGTCACACTTCGAGTGCCTCCATCCAAGTACATTGACTGCCCCTTACCTGCCACAGAGCACCAGGCCAGGCACTCATTTCAGTTCAATGCCTGCTCTGCCCTGCTGGATGACAAAGTGACAGTGGCTTCATTCAGCGAAGCTCAAATTAGCCGGCCTGCTCTGAGGGAGCTCCTGTCCAAAGTCAGGGTGGAGACACCGAGAGATAACCAGCCCAGCTTTGACAAGATGTACTGTGAGGTTGAGATAGAAACCGATCAGGGGCAGAACTATGCAGCCAGGTGTGATACCTTTTATGGCCACTGGAGGAAGCCACTGAGTCACGAGGACCTAGTGGAGAAGTTTACTGTAAATGCCTCCTCAGTGCTGTGCTCAGAGGGAGTGGAGGGGGTGATAGATGTGATAGGAAacattgagagagagagagaatgctCATCCTTAGGTTCATATCTGAGAATGACAAGTGCTCAACATAAGCAGCTATACAGCGCAAGGATTATGtga